The Streptomyces sp. HUAS MG91 sequence GGTGGCCGTTGTAGGTGCCGGCGAAGAAGGCGGGGGCGCCGGGCCGGGTGGAGAAGAGGTCCATCAGGTCGGCGCGGCCGCCGATGGCGCCGACGGGCGCGCCGTTGGCGATGGCCTTGCCGAGGGTGGTCAGGTCGGGGGTGACGCCGCAGATGGACTGCCAGCCGCCGAGGTCGTGCCGGAAGCCGGTGATGACCTCGTCGAAGACGAGCACGCTGCCCGCCCTGGTGGTCTCCTCGCGCAGGGTGGTGAGGAACTCCTGGTGCGGCAGGAGCGCACCGACGTTGTGCGGGACCGGCTCGACGATGACGGCGGCGATGTCGTGGCCGTGCTCGGCGAAGGCGCGGCGCACGGCCTCGCTGTCGTTGAACGGCAGGACGAGGGTGGCGTCGAGGACCTCGGGCAGGATGCCCGTGGAGATCGGGTCGTGGGAGCCGACCTTCTCCGGCGCGGAGATGACGTTGAGGCTCACGGAGTCGTGCCAGCCGTGGTAGCAGCCCTGGAACTTGACGACGAGGCGGCGGCCGGTGGCGGCGCGGGAGACGCGCAGCGCGTGGAACGTGGCCTCGCTGCCGGTAGAGGTGAGCAGCACCTTCTCGACGGACGGGATCAGCTCGACGAGCTGCTCGGCGAGCTGGACCTCGCCCTCGGTGACGCCGACGCCCATGTGACCGATGCGGGCGCCGGCCTCGGCGGCGGCGCGGGCCACCTCGGGGTCGTTGTGGCCGAGCAGCGGCGGGCCGAACGCGGCGTGGAAGTCGGTGAACTCGCGGCCGTCGGCGGTCCGGAAGCGGGCGCCGCCGGTTCCGGTGACGACGAGGTCGGTGAGACCGGGGATGCTGCGCTGGCCGCTGTTCACACCGCCGGGCACGACCGTGCGGGCGCGCTCGGCGATCCGGGCTCCGGAGGGGGCGTCCGGGCCTGAACTCATGGGGCTTGCTCCTTGCGTCGAGAGTCGTCGGTGTCAGGGGCCCTGCCCGGCCCGAGCACCCTGGCGCCATCCGCCCGGCAGTCTCCGCAGGAAGTGTTCTCACAGTCGCCGTCTTTTCAGAACAGCGTTCTGTGGTGCAGAACACGCCTGGAGACTACGACCGGTTTCCGGGCCGGTCAACCCCCTTCGCGCCTCATCCAGAACAGGATGCGACTACACTGTTCGGCCATGACGAACAGTGAGGGCCCAGACTCCCCACCGGCCGAGCCGAAGTACTGGGTCAAGAGCGTCGCCAGAGCCGCTGACATCCTCGAAGTCCTCGCCGCTCCGGCCCCCGGAAACGGCTTGAGCGTCACGGAGGTCGCGCAGACCTGCGGGATCTCCAAGAGCGCCGCGTTCGGCACCCTGCAGACCTTGCGCGCGTACGGTCTCGTGTCCGACGACGGCGAGGGCATGAGCCGGCGCTACCGCCTGGGCATGGGTCTCGCCCGGCTCGGCGACCGGGCGCGCTCGCAGGTGTCCCTGCGTGCGGTCGCCCAGCCGGTGCTGCGCGAGCTGACCGGCGAGACGGGGATGGCCTCGCGGCTCGCCGTCCCGGAGGACGGCCACGCGGTCGTCGTGGACCAGGTCGAGCTGGACCAGCGGGTCCGGCTCGACCTGCGCATGGGCCAGCGCGAGCTGCCGCACTGCACCGGGCTCGGCAAGGCGCTGCTGTCGGCGGTGCCGGAGGCCGAGGCGGCGCGGGTCGTGGAGCGCTTCGGGCTGCCCCGGCGCACGCCTCGTACGATCACCGACCCCGCCACGTTCCTCGCCCACCTCAAGGACATCGACCGGGTCGGGTACGCGCTCGACGACGAGGAGGACGCCGAGGGGATCATCTGCATCGGGGCGCCCGTGCGCGACGATCACGGGGTGTGTGTCGGGGCGATCAGTATCACCGGGCTGAAGTTGGGGCTGCCCGCCTGGAAGTACCAGGAGTTGGGCGGTCAGGTGCGGGACGCCGCGCGGCGGGTCAGTGTCGCGTTGGGCTGGGTTCTCGAGGAGCCCGCCTAGGCGTCGGCGGGGTTCTCGTGCTGTGCGGCCGCAGGTCGAGTGTGGCTGGTCGCGCAGTTCCCCGCGCCCCTTACGGGGCTCCACGCGGCGGAGCCGCATATCGGCACAGCCCCGCGCGCCTTACGGGGCTTGACTGGCCGGAACCTTCCACGTACGGTCCGTGCCAATCGCCGGGACGCACTCCGGTCATCGGCGGTTCACCTGCACGGACCCGACTCCCGCTATCTGCCCCCATAGCCGGGAACCGCGACTGGCTCGCCCACGCACGGTCCCTTTCCAGCCATCCGCCCGCACGGCACCACCCCCGCAGGAACGCTCCCCTCCCATCGGCACTTCTCGGAAGGCGAAGTCCGTCATGAGCGTTCCGCAGCACCCGAGCACGACCACGAGAACCGACCGCCGCGCCCTGTTGCGCGCCTCCGGCCTCGCCGGCCTCGCGGTCGTCGGCACCGTCGCGGCCACCGGCACCGCGCAGGCCGCGTCGCAGGAAGACACCGCGTACGTCGACACCGTCGCCGCCCTGCGTACGTCGAAGGGGGTCCGGGACGGGGCGGTCGTCATCGTCGCCGGATACCACGAGGCCGGTGACGGCGGCGGGATGGCCGTGCGCTGGGACGCCGCCTCCAAGGCCGCCCACAACGGCGGCACCGTCATCGCCCCCGCCAAGACCACCACCCGGGGCCGCTGGCACCAACTCCACACCGGAGTCGTCGACTTCCGCACCTTCGGCCACTTCGACGCCGAAACCCCCGCCGACGCGGCCCTGGACGCCATGGTCGGCGACCCGGACGTCCACCGCGTCGAGGCCCACACCGACCTGCTCTTCACCAAACGCCACCTGTGGCACCGCTCCCGCATCGAACTCGACTTCCACGGCCACCGCATGCTCACCAAAGGCATCGAGGCCAACACCCACGACAACCCCTTCGGCGCCGTCCTCGCCTTCCGCGGCACCCCCACCGACACCACCCACACCCACAAGCTGGGCGCGGCGATGCCCGACCTCTCCGACCTGTTCGAGGTCGGCGACTCCGGCGAGTTCGAGGTCGGGCAGTGGTGGGCCGTCGAGGTGGACGCCCTCTCGGGGAAGTACGAGAAGGAGATCCAGCGGCTCGTCCAGGTCACCGATGTCGTCGACGGCACCCGCATCCGCGTCAACTACCAGATCGGCTGGGACCTCGCGGCGGGCCGGACGCTCACCTGGACGCGGGTCGAGCCGGTCGACGGCGCCCACGTCCGCAACCTGGTCTTCGAAGGCGCGGGCGACGACGAACTCACCGGCTCGCACCCGGTGTCGTACGAGTACGCGGTGGACTGCGACGTCTCCGGCATCGAGGCGACCGGCACCTTCTGGCCCGTGGTCATGCGCCGCTGGTGCACCTTCTTCCGCACCGAGCAGTGTTCGCTGGCCAACCCGAAGTCCGTGACGTACGGCGGCGCCGGCTATCTGACCCAGCAGATCTACTGTCTGTACGGGCACGTGGAGGACTGTCACACCTCCAACGCCCGGCACCTGAACGACTTCACGGCCTCCGCCTACTGCTATGTGACGAACTGTCACGGCGACGGTGACGACCAGGGCCCGTTCGTCACCCACGGCCAGTTCGAGCACGACCTCGTGTACACGGGCAACTCGGGGCTGATGACGTTCGCCAACTCCGGTGCGGCCTGGGGCGGCGCGGCCAAGCGGATCACGGTGCGGCGGCACGCCTGCTCGTGGTTCGTGGCCCGCGTCAAGGTCACCGACCTCACCCTGGAGGACGTCACCGTCATCGGCAAGCCGTCCCTCGACGGCTCGGGCATGCTGTGGGTGAACGCCGACGGCATCCAGATACGCGGCTGCACCGCGAGCGGACCGCTGATCGTGTCGCAGGCGTCGTCGCGGTCGAAGCGGCCCAATGTGATCGCCGACTCCAGCTTCTCGTTCGCCTCCGGCGCCGAGATCACCAAGGCGGACGTCACCGCGCCGCTCACCCTGCGCGGCGTCACCCTCACCGGCATCGGCAGCGCCGTCTTCAACGGCACCGGCCCGCTCACCCTGGACGGCTGCACGCTCACCGGCGCGGCGGACGCGGCCCCCGCCTCGTACGCCCACCGCGAGCTGACCTTCCAGGGTGGTGAACTCAGCGACACCGGTGTGAAGTTGACCGGCGCCAAAGACCAGCGGCTGCGGGCCGACGGGCTGCGCCTCGGCGGCGGCACCAAGGACGACGCCCTGCTCACCCGGGCCGGCGGCGCCGACCGCACC is a genomic window containing:
- a CDS encoding aspartate aminotransferase family protein; amino-acid sequence: MSSGPDAPSGARIAERARTVVPGGVNSGQRSIPGLTDLVVTGTGGARFRTADGREFTDFHAAFGPPLLGHNDPEVARAAAEAGARIGHMGVGVTEGEVQLAEQLVELIPSVEKVLLTSTGSEATFHALRVSRAATGRRLVVKFQGCYHGWHDSVSLNVISAPEKVGSHDPISTGILPEVLDATLVLPFNDSEAVRRAFAEHGHDIAAVIVEPVPHNVGALLPHQEFLTTLREETTRAGSVLVFDEVITGFRHDLGGWQSICGVTPDLTTLGKAIANGAPVGAIGGRADLMDLFSTRPGAPAFFAGTYNGHPSVVAAALATLRKLREEPVHAHVYRLGNRVRAELTALYARLGVPAVVTGHGSVFVSYFMPGPETPRTYDDLLANDASLFVGYRRKLLDHGLFELPLNLKRSHISYAHTDADVDRLLEGTEAAVKAVLAEGGARDLENASTMGGAVN
- a CDS encoding peptidase C14 produces the protein MSVPQHPSTTTRTDRRALLRASGLAGLAVVGTVAATGTAQAASQEDTAYVDTVAALRTSKGVRDGAVVIVAGYHEAGDGGGMAVRWDAASKAAHNGGTVIAPAKTTTRGRWHQLHTGVVDFRTFGHFDAETPADAALDAMVGDPDVHRVEAHTDLLFTKRHLWHRSRIELDFHGHRMLTKGIEANTHDNPFGAVLAFRGTPTDTTHTHKLGAAMPDLSDLFEVGDSGEFEVGQWWAVEVDALSGKYEKEIQRLVQVTDVVDGTRIRVNYQIGWDLAAGRTLTWTRVEPVDGAHVRNLVFEGAGDDELTGSHPVSYEYAVDCDVSGIEATGTFWPVVMRRWCTFFRTEQCSLANPKSVTYGGAGYLTQQIYCLYGHVEDCHTSNARHLNDFTASAYCYVTNCHGDGDDQGPFVTHGQFEHDLVYTGNSGLMTFANSGAAWGGAAKRITVRRHACSWFVARVKVTDLTLEDVTVIGKPSLDGSGMLWVNADGIQIRGCTASGPLIVSQASSRSKRPNVIADSSFSFASGAEITKADVTAPLTLRGVTLTGIGSAVFNGTGPLTLDGCTLTGAADAAPASYAHRELTFQGGELSDTGVKLTGAKDQRLRADGLRLGGGTKDDALLTRAGGADRTVTWELTGVTSEAAGAKTAHLLVTEGGNRYRATGCTFTGGRLDLRAAAFAGSGSHLLHTGCVEDGVERAALPDEGARVAHTAGTVRY
- a CDS encoding IclR family transcriptional regulator, which gives rise to MTNSEGPDSPPAEPKYWVKSVARAADILEVLAAPAPGNGLSVTEVAQTCGISKSAAFGTLQTLRAYGLVSDDGEGMSRRYRLGMGLARLGDRARSQVSLRAVAQPVLRELTGETGMASRLAVPEDGHAVVVDQVELDQRVRLDLRMGQRELPHCTGLGKALLSAVPEAEAARVVERFGLPRRTPRTITDPATFLAHLKDIDRVGYALDDEEDAEGIICIGAPVRDDHGVCVGAISITGLKLGLPAWKYQELGGQVRDAARRVSVALGWVLEEPA